A part of Geothrix oryzae genomic DNA contains:
- a CDS encoding NRDE family protein produces the protein MCLIALAYRAHTAFELVVAANRDEYHARPTAPAGPWEDAPGVFGGRDLAQGGSWLALSERGRLACVTNVRRMEAPDPAAPSRGALVASFVRGRESAHAFSEGMAARAMAYAGFNLLLWDGGDLRYLNNHPRFLSRQVPPGVHVVSNADLDTPWPKTERLRAVMEAWVAAGKDDETPLLAALADAQPAPDADLPDTGVGLDLERLLSPPFIVSPRYGTRCTTLAALGRDGTVRFTELRFDPSGQPSGRTDARWTLEPEGRSS, from the coding sequence ATGTGCCTCATCGCGCTCGCCTACCGCGCCCATACCGCCTTCGAGCTGGTGGTGGCCGCCAACCGTGACGAATACCACGCGCGGCCCACGGCCCCGGCGGGCCCCTGGGAGGACGCGCCCGGGGTGTTCGGGGGCCGCGACCTGGCCCAGGGGGGCAGCTGGCTCGCGCTGTCGGAGCGGGGCCGTCTGGCCTGCGTCACCAATGTGCGGCGCATGGAGGCCCCGGACCCGGCGGCGCCGTCCCGGGGGGCGCTGGTGGCCTCCTTCGTGCGGGGCCGCGAATCGGCGCACGCCTTCTCTGAAGGGATGGCCGCCCGGGCTATGGCCTACGCCGGCTTCAACCTGCTGCTGTGGGATGGCGGGGACCTGCGCTACCTGAACAACCACCCGCGGTTCCTCTCCCGCCAAGTGCCGCCGGGGGTGCATGTCGTCTCGAATGCGGACCTGGACACCCCCTGGCCGAAGACGGAGCGGCTCCGGGCGGTGATGGAGGCCTGGGTGGCCGCGGGGAAGGACGACGAAACCCCGCTGCTCGCCGCCTTGGCCGATGCACAGCCCGCTCCCGATGCGGACCTTCCCGACACGGGCGTGGGGCTCGACCTGGAGCGCCTGCTCTCTCCGCCCTTCATCGTGAGCCCGCGCTACGGGACGCGCTGCACGACCCTGGCGGCCCTGGGGCGGGACGGGACCGTCCGCTTCACCGAGCTGCGCTTCGACCCCTCCGGCCAGCCGTCCGGACGCACCGATGCGCGGTGGACCCTCGAACCGGAGGGCCGGTCGTCATGA
- a CDS encoding tetratricopeptide repeat protein: protein MAAQPAAPLAGWPVWGRPLGWLALILLGPLLLLPTPLAPLALGWATLLALVIWGIGVAAVIGAMVGTTTPVLMHLERGVRRWAARFAPDPGALWIQWAREAHRSSQAHWCLEQAAGLGGAEALFQEGLAYLDGGFGAGGQIAGLERMVRAAQQGHPEAAFWLAEALRTGRGGRGDAEGALRWYQASAAAGFGPAAAWLTEAHARGDGVAVDPGQARHWAEVAERLAPHPPLSRSLLRHDAAPEDPLVQAGASFLQSLEDMADRGLQHRAGRWALGVGAVLLAGLGMGTVVTFFLVGASGLFFLPLLMLAPPGIMLAWLAWQLRRDRPRQGRDRLREAAEAGDPEACFRLGVAYRKGTPSMPPDDSCAVVWFRRAAEAGHREAMGALAQAYLGGHGVVRDPREAARWTEASRQGPA, encoded by the coding sequence ATGGCCGCCCAGCCTGCCGCCCCGCTGGCGGGCTGGCCCGTCTGGGGCCGGCCGCTGGGGTGGCTGGCCTTGATCCTGCTGGGACCGCTGTTGCTGCTGCCGACGCCCCTGGCCCCACTGGCTTTGGGCTGGGCCACCCTGCTGGCCCTGGTGATCTGGGGCATCGGGGTGGCGGCGGTGATCGGGGCCATGGTGGGGACCACCACGCCGGTGCTGATGCACCTGGAGCGCGGGGTCCGCCGCTGGGCGGCTCGGTTCGCGCCGGATCCCGGGGCCCTCTGGATCCAGTGGGCGAGGGAAGCACATCGCTCCAGCCAGGCCCACTGGTGCCTGGAGCAGGCAGCCGGTCTGGGCGGGGCCGAGGCCCTGTTCCAGGAGGGGTTGGCCTATCTCGACGGCGGGTTCGGCGCGGGCGGGCAGATCGCCGGCCTTGAACGCATGGTCCGGGCCGCGCAACAGGGGCATCCCGAAGCGGCCTTCTGGCTGGCGGAAGCGTTGCGCACGGGCCGCGGAGGTCGGGGCGATGCGGAGGGGGCGCTCCGCTGGTATCAGGCCTCGGCGGCGGCGGGGTTCGGTCCCGCGGCGGCCTGGCTGACCGAGGCCCACGCGAGGGGTGATGGCGTGGCGGTGGATCCGGGCCAGGCCCGGCATTGGGCCGAGGTCGCCGAGCGCCTGGCCCCGCACCCGCCCCTGAGTCGAAGCCTCCTGCGGCATGACGCCGCCCCGGAGGATCCCCTGGTCCAGGCGGGGGCCAGCTTCCTCCAGAGCCTCGAGGACATGGCGGACCGCGGGCTCCAGCACCGGGCGGGACGCTGGGCGCTGGGCGTGGGCGCGGTCCTGCTGGCGGGGCTGGGGATGGGCACGGTGGTCACCTTCTTCCTGGTGGGGGCTTCCGGGCTTTTCTTCCTGCCCCTGCTGATGCTCGCCCCGCCCGGGATCATGCTGGCCTGGCTGGCATGGCAGCTGCGCCGGGACCGGCCGCGGCAGGGCCGGGACCGCCTGCGCGAAGCGGCCGAGGCGGGGGATCCCGAGGCCTGCTTCCGTCTGGGCGTGGCCTACCGGAAGGGCACGCCGTCGATGCCCCCGGACGATTCGTGCGCCGTGGTCTGGTTCCGCCGGGCGGCCGAGGCCGGCCACCGGGAGGCCATGGGCGCCTTGGCCCAGGCCTACCTGGGAGGCCACGGCGTGGTCAGGGATCCCCGGGAGGCGGCCCGCTGGACCGAGGCCTCCCGCCAGGGCCCTGCATGA
- a CDS encoding tRNA (adenosine(37)-N6)-dimethylallyltransferase has translation MPIAILGPTASGKSAVAVAVARRIGGTIVNGDPYQALAGLAIGTGQPDEAERGGVPHVGYGEWPLSARPNPADFGAWVRERLSACREPVLVTGSGLYLRGIWDQLSGLPPVAPGLVDRVRRWGATLGMPALHRYLAAVDPARAAALHPNDAARVQRALALHLASGKAPSALLTGPETGLPEGWRVLVVSPGRERRRERVVARVAAQVRAGWPQEVRDLVAAGHGPDLMALRPLGYAAWMAGGAPAQIQATVVQETQAYAKRQATWFRNQLPAAPHWDPDAEPLEAAFARLGLA, from the coding sequence ATGCCCATCGCGATCCTCGGACCCACGGCCTCCGGCAAATCCGCCGTGGCGGTGGCCGTGGCCCGGCGCATCGGCGGCACCATCGTGAACGGGGACCCCTATCAGGCCCTCGCGGGCCTGGCCATCGGCACCGGCCAGCCGGACGAGGCGGAGCGGGGCGGCGTGCCCCATGTGGGCTACGGCGAATGGCCCCTGTCGGCCCGCCCCAATCCCGCGGACTTCGGGGCCTGGGTGCGGGAACGGCTCTCGGCCTGTCGCGAGCCCGTGCTGGTGACGGGGTCGGGCCTCTACCTCCGGGGGATCTGGGACCAGCTCAGCGGCCTGCCCCCGGTGGCGCCCGGGCTGGTGGACCGGGTGCGGCGCTGGGGCGCGACCCTCGGCATGCCCGCGCTGCACCGCTATCTGGCCGCGGTGGATCCGGCTCGGGCCGCGGCCCTGCATCCCAACGATGCGGCCCGGGTCCAGCGGGCCCTGGCCCTGCACCTGGCCTCCGGGAAGGCCCCGTCGGCGCTGCTCACCGGCCCCGAGACGGGCCTTCCGGAGGGCTGGCGGGTGCTGGTGGTCTCGCCGGGCCGCGAGCGCCGACGGGAGCGGGTGGTCGCCCGCGTGGCGGCCCAGGTGCGGGCGGGCTGGCCCCAGGAAGTGCGGGATCTGGTGGCCGCGGGCCACGGCCCCGACCTGATGGCGCTGCGGCCCCTGGGCTACGCCGCCTGGATGGCGGGAGGCGCGCCGGCCCAGATCCAGGCCACCGTCGTGCAGGAGACCCAGGCCTACGCCAAGCGGCAGGCCACCTGGTTCCGCAACCAGCTGCCCGCGGCGCCCCACTGGGATCCCGATGCCGAGCCGCTGGAAGCCGCCTTCGCCCGGCTGGGGCTGGCATGA
- a CDS encoding sulfurtransferase gives MPILSASDLRLRLPGVRLLDARQDSADYAAGHLPGALHADLNRHLSTATDPGHDPARGGRHPLPPLARFAAQVGAWGIDPGTEVVVYDASGGGNAAARLWWMLRALGHERVFVLDGGLQAAVETGLTVTVEVPAVASLGLYPAERWALPLADAEAVDAIRQDPTRRLLDVRSAERWRGENETLDPVPGHIPGSLNLSWTDNLGPGGRFKSPGDLRAQYQALLGGVPPGRLTVHCGSGVTACHTLLALEVAGLSGASLYVGSWSEWCRSGRERARG, from the coding sequence ATGCCCATCCTGTCCGCCTCCGATCTCCGCCTCCGCCTGCCCGGCGTCCGCCTGCTGGATGCCCGGCAGGATTCCGCCGACTACGCTGCCGGCCACCTGCCCGGCGCGCTCCATGCGGACCTGAACCGCCACCTGAGCACGGCCACCGACCCCGGCCATGACCCGGCCCGGGGCGGGCGCCATCCCCTGCCGCCCCTGGCGCGCTTCGCGGCCCAGGTGGGCGCCTGGGGCATCGATCCCGGCACGGAGGTGGTCGTCTACGATGCCAGCGGCGGGGGGAATGCCGCGGCCCGCCTCTGGTGGATGCTGCGGGCCCTCGGGCACGAGCGCGTCTTCGTGCTCGACGGCGGCCTCCAGGCGGCCGTCGAGACCGGCTTGACAGTGACTGTCGAAGTGCCTGCCGTGGCCTCCCTCGGGCTGTACCCGGCGGAGCGCTGGGCCCTTCCCCTGGCGGACGCGGAGGCGGTGGACGCGATCCGGCAGGATCCCACCCGCCGCTTGCTGGATGTGCGCTCCGCCGAGCGGTGGCGCGGGGAGAACGAGACCCTCGACCCCGTCCCCGGCCACATCCCCGGCTCCCTGAACCTGTCCTGGACGGACAACCTGGGCCCCGGAGGCCGCTTCAAATCGCCCGGAGACCTGCGTGCCCAGTACCAGGCCCTGCTGGGGGGCGTACCGCCCGGGCGCCTCACCGTCCATTGCGGCAGCGGCGTCACCGCCTGCCACACCCTCCTGGCTCTCGAGGTGGCGGGCCTCTCCGGCGCCTCGCTGTATGTGGGCAGCTGGAGCGAGTGGTGCCGCAGCGGTCGGGAGAGGGCCCGGGGCTAG
- a CDS encoding enoyl-CoA hydratase/isomerase family protein, which produces MTPAIWYEGRTSLELLGGADWAWIGLRSGDGLNRLHSDLLVALDRLFIELRWAGIRRVALSSSGWMRDRGHHFSAGADLHEVGSLDPVTAEPFARRGQRVMAHLLWPGWRTLTLLSGVAMGGGCDLALHGQERWAVDADAATGKGGLRLAHPAAKHGILTGFGGTVRLPELLGPEGANRLFLHFETWSSAEALAAGAVHRTLPPEAAGAAVLGWLEPTVPPR; this is translated from the coding sequence ATGACGCCGGCCATCTGGTACGAGGGCCGCACCTCGCTGGAGCTGCTGGGCGGGGCCGATTGGGCCTGGATCGGCCTGCGCTCGGGCGATGGCCTGAACCGCCTGCACAGCGATCTGCTGGTGGCCCTGGACCGGCTGTTCATCGAGCTCCGCTGGGCCGGCATCCGCCGCGTGGCCCTCAGCAGCTCGGGGTGGATGCGGGATCGCGGCCATCATTTTTCGGCCGGAGCGGACCTGCACGAGGTGGGCTCGCTGGATCCCGTGACCGCCGAGCCCTTCGCCCGGCGCGGCCAGCGGGTGATGGCCCACCTGCTCTGGCCCGGCTGGCGCACGCTCACCCTCCTGTCGGGCGTGGCCATGGGCGGCGGCTGCGACCTGGCCCTGCACGGCCAGGAGCGCTGGGCGGTGGATGCGGATGCGGCCACCGGCAAGGGCGGCCTGCGTCTGGCCCATCCCGCGGCGAAGCACGGCATCCTCACCGGCTTTGGTGGCACGGTGCGGCTCCCGGAGCTGTTGGGCCCAGAAGGGGCCAACCGGTTGTTCCTCCATTTCGAGACCTGGAGCAGCGCCGAAGCCCTGGCCGCTGGCGCCGTCCACCGCACCCTGCCGCCGGAAGCGGCGGGCGCGGCGGTGCTGGGCTGGCTGGAGCCTACCGTCCCGCCGCGATGA
- a CDS encoding YIP1 family protein, producing the protein MTEIPGPHDALPPAPIPPPVQPPAQPPTQLQAPPPIIELDEPPRIPPPPFPPPPAHALPETPALRPIPFEDTEAFPSFGSRVGGMFRLVFSNPMELFDRVPVTEGLGAPWRFLLLLSIPVFLIMAAVFFFVGMGIMLAALEQTGKGDGKTLAAIMPIIFGVILLLMPLVSFLGMVVGGALNHFFLWMWGGLKPGVGTGQTIRAYGYASAFIQIGGLIPYLGFLIQIAGMVVIGMGLARMHRTDTWRGVCAALTPIFLLCCCGIAAAIAIPALIAAGR; encoded by the coding sequence ATGACCGAGATCCCTGGCCCGCACGACGCTCTGCCTCCGGCCCCGATTCCGCCGCCGGTTCAGCCCCCGGCTCAGCCCCCGACTCAGCTACAGGCCCCGCCTCCGATCATTGAACTGGACGAACCGCCCAGGATCCCGCCGCCGCCCTTCCCGCCCCCGCCCGCCCATGCGTTGCCGGAAACCCCGGCCCTGCGGCCCATCCCCTTCGAGGACACGGAGGCCTTCCCCTCCTTCGGGTCGCGGGTGGGCGGCATGTTCCGGCTGGTCTTCAGCAACCCGATGGAACTCTTCGACCGCGTGCCCGTCACGGAAGGCCTCGGCGCCCCCTGGCGCTTCCTCCTGCTGCTGTCGATCCCCGTGTTCCTCATCATGGCGGCCGTCTTCTTCTTCGTGGGCATGGGCATCATGCTCGCGGCCCTGGAGCAGACCGGCAAAGGCGACGGCAAGACCCTCGCCGCCATCATGCCCATCATCTTCGGCGTCATCCTGCTGCTGATGCCCCTGGTGAGCTTCCTGGGCATGGTCGTCGGCGGCGCCCTGAACCACTTCTTCCTGTGGATGTGGGGCGGCCTCAAACCCGGCGTGGGCACCGGCCAGACCATCCGGGCCTACGGGTATGCCTCGGCCTTCATCCAGATCGGCGGCCTCATCCCCTACCTGGGCTTCCTGATCCAGATCGCCGGCATGGTGGTCATCGGCATGGGCCTCGCGCGCATGCACCGGACCGACACCTGGCGCGGCGTCTGCGCGGCCCTGACGCCGATCTTCCTGCTCTGCTGCTGCGGCATCGCCGCCGCCATCGCCATCCCGGCCCTCATCGCGGCGGGACGGTAG
- a CDS encoding TlpA family protein disulfide reductase: protein MSDAYVPESRWRTLAAAVLVGGGLLLAGGVAVRGLFGGGQEGGVSAGVDVSRVAFRDAEGNRHTLADYQGKVVLVDVWATWCPPCRKSLPEVAELQKAGGDRFVVLPISVDRDGWNDVKPFLAQNPRLGLTAYLPDGERGLEPFGEISGIPTTLIVDRKGRLVQRWAGYAEGRARRALDEALKAR from the coding sequence ATGTCCGACGCCTATGTTCCCGAATCCCGCTGGCGGACCCTGGCGGCCGCGGTCCTGGTGGGCGGGGGCCTGCTGCTGGCCGGGGGGGTGGCGGTGCGGGGCCTCTTCGGGGGCGGTCAGGAGGGCGGAGTCTCCGCCGGGGTCGATGTGAGCCGCGTGGCCTTTCGCGATGCCGAGGGGAACCGGCACACCCTGGCGGACTACCAGGGCAAGGTGGTGCTGGTGGATGTGTGGGCCACCTGGTGCCCTCCCTGCCGCAAATCGCTTCCGGAAGTGGCCGAACTCCAGAAGGCCGGTGGCGACCGCTTCGTGGTGCTGCCCATCTCCGTGGACCGGGACGGATGGAACGATGTGAAGCCCTTCCTGGCCCAGAACCCCCGACTGGGCCTCACGGCCTACTTGCCGGACGGGGAGCGCGGGTTGGAACCGTTCGGCGAGATCAGCGGCATCCCCACCACGCTCATCGTGGACCGGAAGGGCCGCCTGGTGCAGCGCTGGGCGGGCTACGCGGAGGGCCGGGCCCGGCGGGCCCTGGACGAGGCCCTGAAGGCCCGCTGA
- a CDS encoding sigma 54-interacting transcriptional regulator: MPTPDLETALTGARLVEEAGALLTLGEEPERMVAHAFERLGQLVPYDLATVLLREGEGLRVAYAVGPLATPQLSEARIPVRGNLRLQNALKARSRPATFEEDDPGEDTFHGLLEMPHGHSCLVAPLRSRGETFGLMTLDAMVCRQYPESVLHHVGVFASLLALGLKQAEHLARLAERERSLAEEVSYFREVQRRDVLQEPLRAGSPAMLGILDQLRQVAATAATVLITGETGTGKEKVAQTLHHLSPRRDKPFIKVNCSALPASLIESELFGHVKGAFSGAASARKGRFELADGGTLFLDEIGDLPLDLQPKLLRAIQEKEIDPLGSEKSRKVDVRLVAATHADLRKAVAEGRFREDLFYRLSVFPIHLPPLRERPEDIAALAEGFLDRFARENRRPSIRLPEAVREQLEAYAWPGNVRELHNVLERAAILSAGHELRLPPGALPSRSASERTGRPLTWEAQERAYLERLLRHTRGKISGVDGAAALADLAPSTLLSRLEKLGLRPKDFREA, translated from the coding sequence GTGCCCACGCCGGATCTCGAGACTGCCCTCACCGGAGCCCGCCTGGTGGAAGAAGCGGGCGCCCTGCTCACCCTGGGCGAGGAGCCGGAACGCATGGTCGCCCATGCCTTCGAGCGCCTGGGCCAGCTGGTGCCCTACGATCTCGCCACCGTCCTGCTGCGGGAGGGCGAAGGCCTGCGGGTCGCCTACGCGGTGGGTCCCCTGGCCACGCCCCAGCTGTCCGAAGCCCGGATCCCCGTGCGGGGCAACCTCCGCCTGCAGAACGCCCTCAAGGCCCGCTCCCGACCCGCCACTTTCGAGGAGGATGATCCCGGCGAGGATACCTTCCATGGTCTCCTCGAGATGCCCCATGGGCACAGCTGCCTCGTGGCCCCCCTCCGCAGCCGCGGCGAGACCTTCGGCCTCATGACCCTCGACGCGATGGTGTGCCGGCAGTATCCCGAGAGCGTGCTCCACCATGTGGGCGTCTTCGCCTCCCTCCTCGCCCTGGGCCTCAAGCAGGCCGAACACCTGGCCCGGCTGGCCGAGCGGGAGCGCAGCCTGGCCGAGGAGGTCAGCTACTTCCGCGAGGTCCAGCGCCGGGATGTGCTGCAGGAGCCCCTGCGGGCCGGAAGCCCCGCCATGCTCGGCATCCTCGACCAGCTGCGCCAGGTGGCCGCCACCGCGGCGACGGTGCTCATCACCGGGGAGACCGGCACCGGTAAGGAGAAGGTGGCCCAGACACTCCATCATCTCTCGCCCCGCCGCGACAAGCCCTTCATCAAGGTCAACTGCAGCGCCCTGCCCGCCTCGCTCATCGAGTCCGAGCTGTTCGGCCATGTGAAGGGCGCCTTCAGCGGCGCCGCCTCGGCGCGCAAAGGGCGATTCGAGCTGGCCGACGGGGGCACCCTCTTCCTCGACGAGATCGGCGACCTGCCCCTGGACCTCCAGCCCAAGCTGCTGCGCGCCATCCAGGAGAAGGAGATCGATCCGCTGGGCTCGGAGAAGTCCCGCAAGGTGGATGTGCGCCTGGTGGCCGCCACCCACGCGGACCTCCGGAAGGCCGTGGCCGAGGGCCGCTTCCGCGAGGACCTCTTCTACCGCCTCAGCGTCTTCCCCATCCACCTGCCCCCGCTCCGGGAGCGGCCCGAGGACATCGCCGCCCTGGCCGAGGGGTTCCTCGACCGCTTCGCCCGGGAGAACCGCCGGCCGTCCATCCGCCTGCCGGAGGCCGTGCGCGAACAGCTCGAGGCCTACGCCTGGCCCGGCAATGTGCGCGAGCTGCACAATGTGCTGGAGCGCGCCGCCATTCTCTCGGCTGGCCACGAGCTGCGCCTCCCTCCGGGCGCCCTGCCCTCCCGAAGTGCCAGTGAGCGGACCGGGCGGCCCCTCACCTGGGAGGCCCAGGAGCGCGCCTATCTGGAGCGGCTGCTCCGCCACACCCGCGGCAAGATCTCCGGCGTCGACGGCGCCGCGGCCCTGGCGGATCTGGCCCCCTCCACCCTGCTGTCGCGGCTGGAAAAGCTGGGGCTGCGCCCGAAGGACTTCCGCGAAGCGTGA
- the purF gene encoding amidophosphoribosyltransferase has product MPFRDECGVFGICPQAEASRQTYLGLYALQHRGQEAAGICSGDDQGLHLHKALGYVADVFTETVLDGLPGDAAIGHTRYSTTGGNVASAAHPFLIHGRFGQVALCHNGNLTNTETLRAALIADGHTFTSPSDSEVLLALINRAQADTLEDAVVSALRQAQGAYSLLILTEHTLIAARDPHGFRPLAMGQMNGTTVFSSETCAFDLVGAAYVRDVAPGEMVVVPRRGGELRSLFPLPKVQAKPCVFEHIYFARPDSLVYGQSVMVARREMGRRLALRHPVEADLIVPVPDSGVSAALGYSEQSGIPFDFGIIRNHYVGRTFIEPKQNIRSFGVKVKLNPVRHLLAGKRVVLVDDSIVRGTTSKKIVQMVREAGAKEVHMRIACPPTTHSCFYGIDTPKRQHLIASYMSLAEITAFVEADSLGYLDLKDLEACMGDDGQGFCYACFTGNYPVAPGTKG; this is encoded by the coding sequence ATGCCGTTCAGGGACGAATGCGGGGTGTTCGGGATCTGCCCCCAGGCGGAAGCCTCCCGTCAGACCTACCTGGGCCTCTACGCCCTGCAGCACCGGGGCCAGGAGGCGGCGGGGATCTGCTCCGGCGACGACCAGGGGCTGCACCTGCACAAGGCCCTGGGCTATGTGGCGGATGTGTTTACCGAAACCGTCCTGGACGGCCTGCCCGGTGATGCCGCCATCGGCCACACGCGGTATTCCACCACCGGCGGCAATGTCGCCTCGGCCGCGCATCCCTTCCTCATCCACGGCCGCTTCGGCCAGGTGGCCCTCTGCCACAACGGAAACCTGACCAACACCGAGACCCTGCGCGCCGCCCTGATCGCGGACGGCCACACCTTCACCAGCCCCTCGGATTCCGAAGTGCTGCTGGCCCTCATCAACCGGGCCCAGGCGGACACCCTGGAGGATGCCGTGGTCTCGGCCCTCCGCCAGGCGCAGGGCGCCTATTCCCTGCTCATCCTCACGGAGCACACCCTCATCGCCGCCCGGGATCCCCACGGCTTCCGGCCGCTGGCCATGGGCCAGATGAACGGCACCACCGTGTTCAGCTCCGAGACCTGCGCCTTCGATCTGGTGGGCGCGGCCTATGTGCGCGATGTGGCTCCCGGCGAAATGGTGGTCGTGCCGCGCCGGGGCGGGGAGCTCCGCTCCCTCTTCCCGTTGCCGAAGGTGCAGGCCAAGCCCTGCGTCTTCGAGCACATCTACTTCGCACGGCCCGACTCGCTGGTCTATGGCCAGAGCGTCATGGTGGCCCGCCGCGAGATGGGCCGCCGCCTGGCCCTGCGCCACCCCGTGGAGGCCGATCTCATCGTGCCAGTGCCCGACAGCGGCGTGAGCGCCGCCCTGGGCTACTCCGAGCAGTCCGGCATCCCCTTCGACTTCGGCATCATCCGCAACCACTATGTGGGCCGCACCTTCATCGAGCCCAAGCAGAACATCCGCAGCTTCGGCGTGAAGGTGAAGCTGAATCCGGTGCGCCACCTGCTGGCGGGCAAGCGCGTGGTGCTGGTGGACGACAGCATCGTGCGCGGCACCACCAGCAAGAAGATCGTGCAGATGGTGCGCGAGGCCGGGGCCAAGGAAGTGCACATGCGCATCGCCTGCCCGCCCACCACGCACTCCTGCTTCTACGGCATCGACACGCCCAAGCGGCAGCACCTCATCGCCTCCTACATGTCGCTGGCGGAGATCACGGCGTTCGTGGAAGCCGACAGCCTCGGCTACCTCGACCTGAAGGATCTCGAAGCCTGCATGGGCGACGATGGCCAGGGCTTCTGCTACGCCTGCTTCACGGGCAACTATCCCGTGGCGCCGGGCACGAAGGGCTAG
- a CDS encoding HAD family hydrolase: protein MPLCFDLDGTLGHFSSGFVLLREALGELWGSAPSAEELGRCTGSTDWEIVDELHRMRFETGLDEAGYEAYEAACVERFRTVFAPGGREAVAYAGILDALHRLAAHHRVWVVSGNAPDLLAFKAEVLGIDPAIPRLGSLPRHDRTALLRRALQDCPGPHLYVGDRPHDLNAAQAAGLPFLGVGGAVPGAHPSLPIDADPEQVVQSVAALMR from the coding sequence ATGCCGCTCTGCTTCGACCTCGATGGGACCCTGGGCCATTTCAGCTCCGGCTTCGTGCTGCTGCGGGAGGCCCTGGGCGAACTATGGGGCTCCGCCCCCAGCGCGGAGGAGCTGGGCCGCTGCACGGGCTCCACGGACTGGGAGATTGTCGACGAGCTGCACCGCATGCGCTTCGAGACGGGGCTCGATGAAGCGGGCTACGAGGCCTACGAGGCGGCCTGCGTGGAGCGCTTCCGGACCGTCTTCGCCCCCGGGGGGCGCGAGGCCGTGGCCTACGCGGGCATCCTGGACGCCCTGCATCGCCTGGCGGCCCATCACCGGGTCTGGGTGGTTTCCGGCAACGCACCGGACCTCCTGGCCTTCAAGGCCGAGGTCCTGGGCATCGATCCGGCCATCCCCCGCCTGGGCTCCCTGCCGCGCCACGATCGGACCGCCCTGCTGCGACGGGCTCTGCAGGACTGCCCCGGACCCCACCTCTATGTGGGCGACCGCCCCCACGACCTGAACGCCGCCCAGGCCGCCGGCCTGCCCTTCCTGGGCGTGGGCGGGGCCGTGCCCGGCGCCCATCCGAGCCTGCCCATCGACGCGGATCCGGAGCAGGTGGTCCAGTCCGTGGCCGCGCTCATGCGGTGA